Proteins from a single region of Mus pahari chromosome 2, PAHARI_EIJ_v1.1, whole genome shotgun sequence:
- the Epha1 gene encoding ephrin type-A receptor 1 isoform X3 has product MERRWPLGLALLLLLLCAPLPPGARAEEVTLMDTSTAQGELGWLLDPPETGWSEVQQMLNGTPLYMYQDCPIQESGDPEHWLRSNWIYRGEEASRVYVELQFTVRDCKSFPGGTGPLGCKETFNLFYMESDQDVGIQLRRPLFQKVTTVAADQSFTIRDLASGSVKLNVERCSLGHLTRRGLYLAFHNPGSCVALVSVRVFYQRCAQTVHGLAHFPDTLPGPGGLVEVAGTCLSHAQISLGSSGTPRMHCSPDGEWLVPVGQCQCEPGYEESNGNVGCTACPTGFYRMDMHTLHCLKCPQHSIAESEGSTICTCENGHYRAPGEGPQVACTRPPSAPQNLSFSASGTQLSLRWEPPRDTGGRHDITYSVECLQCRGIAQDGGPCQPCGKGVHFSPAASGLTASTVQVQGLEPYANYTFTVKSQNRVSGLDSSSPSSASLSINMGHAESLSGLSLKLVKKEPRQLELTWAGSRPRNPGGNLSYELHVLNQDEEWHQMVLEPRVLLTKLQPDTTYIVRVRTLTPLGPGPFSPDHEFRTSPPVSRSLTGGEIVAVIFGLLLGIALLIGIYVFRSRRGQRQRQQRHRERTTNVDREDKLWLKPYVDLQAYEDPAQGALDFAQELDPAWLIVDTVIGEGEFGEVYRGALRLPSQDCKTVAIKTLKDTSPDGYWWNFLREATIMGQFNHPHILRLEGVITKRKPIMIVTEFMENGALDAFLKEREDQLAPGQLVAMLLGIASGMNCLSGHNYVHRDLAARNILVNQNLCCKVSDFGLTRLLDDFDGTYETQGGKIPIRWTAPEAIAHRIFTTASDVWSFGIVMWEVLSFGDKPYGEMSNQEVMKSIEDGYRLPPPVDCPAPLYELMKNCWAYDRARRPHFLQLQAHLEQLLTDPHSLRTIANFDPRVTLRLPSLSGSDGIPYRSVSEWLESIRMKRYILHFRSAGLDTMECVLELTAEDLTQMGITLPGHQKRILCSIQGFKD; this is encoded by the exons ATGGAGCGGCGCTGGCCCCTGGGGCTcgcattgctgctgctgctgctctgcgcCCCGCTGCCCCCGGGGGCGCGCGCCGAGGAAG TCACTCTAATGGATACAAGCACGGCACAAGGAGAGCTGGGCTGGCTTCTGGATCCCCCAGAGACTGGG TGGAGTGAGGTGCAACAAATGCTGAACGGGACTCCCCTGTACATGTACCAAGACTGCCCAATACAGGAAAGTGGGGACCCTGAACACTGGCTTCGCTCCAATTGGATCTACCGCGGAGAGGAAGCTTCACGGGTCTACGTCGAGCTGCAGTTCACCGTGCGGGACTGTAAGAGTTTCCCAGGGGGAACTGGGCCTCTGGGATGCAAAGAGACCTTCAATCTTTTCTACATGGAGAGTGACCAGGATGTGGGCATTCAGCTCCGACGGCCATTGTTCCAAAAG GTAACAACTGTGGCGGCAGACCAGAGCTTCACCATCAGAGACCTGGCATCTGGCTCTGTAAAGCTGAATGTAGAACGTTGCTCGTTGGGTCACCTCACCCGCCGTGGCCTCTATTTAGCTTTCCACAACCCGGGTTCCTGTGTGGCGCTAGTATCTGTAAGGGTGTTCTACCAGCGCTGTGCCCAGACTGTGCATGGCTTGGCCCACTTCCCTGACACTCTCCCTGGACCTGGAGGATTGGTTGAAGTAGCTGGAACCTGCCTCTCCCATGCACAGATCAGCTTGGGGTCCTCAGGTACACCACGCATGCACTGCAGCCCTGATGGCGAGTGGCTGGTGCCCGTGGGTCAGTGCCAGTGCGAGCCTGGCTATGAAGAAAGCAATGGAAATGTGGGATGTACTG cctgtcctACTGGTTTCTATCGAATGGACATGCATACGCTCCATTGTCTCAAGTGCCCCCAACATAGCATAGCAGAGTCTGAGGGATCTACCATCTGTACCTGTGAGAATGGACATTATCGAGCCCCTGGGGAGGGCCCCCAGGTAGCATGCACAC GTCCCCCATCGGCTCCCCAAAATCTGAGCTTCTCAGCATCAGGGACTCAACTCTCCCTGCGCTGGGAACCCCCCAGAGATACAGGGGGACGCCATGATATCACATACAGTGTGGAGTGCTTGCAGTGTCGAGGCATTGCACAGGATGGGGGTCCCTGCCAACCCTGTGGAAAAGGTGTGCACTTTTCCCCGGCGGCTTCCGGGCTCACCGCATCTACCGTGCAAGTGCAAGGTCTCGAGCCTTATGCCAACTACACATTTACCGTCAAATCCCAAAACAGAGTGTCAGGACTGGACAGTTCCAGCCCTAGCAGTGCCTCCCTCAGTATCAACATGGGGCATGCAG AGTCACTCTCTGGCCTGTCACTGAAGCTGGTGAAGAAAGAACCAAGGCAGCTGGAGTTGACTTGGGCAGGGTCCCGACCCCGAAATCCTGGAGGGAATCTGAGCTATGAGCTGCACGTGCTGAACCAG GATGAAGAATGGCACCAGATGGTGttggaacccagggtcttgctGACAAAACTTCAGCCAGATACCACATACATTGTCAGAGTACGAACACTGACCCCACTGGGACCTGGCCCTTTCTCCCCTGACCATGAGTTTCGGACAAGCCCACCAG TTTCCAGAAGCCTGACCGGAGGAGAGATCGTGGCCGTCATCTTTGGATTGCTGCTTGGAATAGCTCTGTTGATCGGGATTTATGTCTTCCGTTCAAG GAGaggccagagacagagacagcagaggCATCGTGAACGCACCACCAATGTCGATCGAG AAGACAAGCTGTGGCTAAAACCCTATGTGGACCTCCAGGCCTATGAGGACCCTGCACAGGGAGCCTTAGACTTTGCCCAGGAACTGGACCCAGCCTGGCTGATTGTGGACACTGTCATAGGAGAAG GGGAGTTTGGGGAAGTGTATCGGGGAGCCTTGAGACTCCCCAGCCAAGATTGCAAGACTGTGGCCATTAAGACCTTGAAAGACACATCCCCAGATGGCTACTGGTGGAATTTCCTTCGAGAGGCAACTATCATGGGCCAGTTCAACCACCCACACATTCTACGATTAGAAGGTGTCATCACAAAAA GAAAGCCCATCATGAtcgtcacagaatttatggaaaATGGAGCCCTGGATGCCTTTTTGAAG GAACGGGAGGACCAGCTAGCTCCTGGTCAGCTAGTGGCTATGCTGCTGGGCATAGCATCAGGCATGAACTGCCTCAGCGGCCACAATTATGTCCATAGAGACCTGGCTGCCAGGAACATCTTGGTGAATCAGAACTTGTGCTGCAAGGTGTCTGACTTTGGCTTGACCCGCCTCCTGGATGACTTTGATGGCACCTATGAAACCCAG GGAGGAAAGATCCCCATCCGATGGACAGCCCCAGAAGCTATTGCCCATCGGATCTTCACCACAGCCAGTGATGTGTGGAGTTTTGGGATTGTAATGTGGGAGGTGTTGAGTTTTGGCGACAAACCCTATGGGGAGATGAGCAATCAAGAG GTAATGAAAAGCATTGAAGATGGGTACCGGTTGCCCCCTCCTGTAGACTGTCCTGCCCCTCTGTATGAACTCATGAAGAACTGCTGGGCTTATGATCGTGCCCGTCGaccccacttcctccagctgcAGGCACATCTGGAACAGTTGCTTACTGATCCCCATTCCCTAAGGACAATTGCCAACTTTGACCCTAG GGTGACCCTACGCCTTCCCAGCCTGAGTGGCTCTGATGGAATCCCTTATCGAAGTGTCTCTGAGTGGCTTGAATCTATACGCATGAAGCGCTACATCCTGCACTTCCGCTCGGCTGGTCTGGACACCATGGAGTGTGTGCTGGAGCTGACGGCTGA GGACCTGACTCAGATGGGAATCACGTTGCCAGGGCACCAGAAACGAATTCTCTGCAGTATTCAAGGATTTAAGGACTGA
- the Epha1 gene encoding ephrin type-A receptor 1 isoform X1, which yields MERRWPLGLALLLLLLCAPLPPGARAEEVTLMDTSTAQGELGWLLDPPETGWSEVQQMLNGTPLYMYQDCPIQESGDPEHWLRSNWIYRGEEASRVYVELQFTVRDCKSFPGGTGPLGCKETFNLFYMESDQDVGIQLRRPLFQKVTTVAADQSFTIRDLASGSVKLNVERCSLGHLTRRGLYLAFHNPGSCVALVSVRVFYQRCAQTVHGLAHFPDTLPGPGGLVEVAGTCLSHAQISLGSSGTPRMHCSPDGEWLVPVGQCQCEPGYEESNGNVGCTACPTGFYRMDMHTLHCLKCPQHSIAESEGSTICTCENGHYRAPGEGPQVACTRPPSAPQNLSFSASGTQLSLRWEPPRDTGGRHDITYSVECLQCRGIAQDGGPCQPCGKGVHFSPAASGLTASTVQVQGLEPYANYTFTVKSQNRVSGLDSSSPSSASLSINMGHAESLSGLSLKLVKKEPRQLELTWAGSRPRNPGGNLSYELHVLNQDEEWHQMVLEPRVLLTKLQPDTTYIVRVRTLTPLGPGPFSPDHEFRTSPPVSRSLTGGEIVAVIFGLLLGIALLIGIYVFRSRRGQRQRQQRHRERTTNVDREDKLWLKPYVDLQAYEDPAQGALDFAQELDPAWLIVDTVIGEGEFGEVYRGALRLPSQDCKTVAIKTLKDTSPDGYWWNFLREATIMGQFNHPHILRLEGVITKRKPIMIVTEFMENGALDAFLKEREDQLAPGQLVAMLLGIASGMNCLSGHNYVHRDLAARNILVNQNLCCKVSDFGLTRLLDDFDGTYETQGGKIPIRWTAPEAIAHRIFTTASDVWSFGIVMWEVLSFGDKPYGEMSNQEVMKSIEDGYRLPPPVDCPAPLYELMKNCWAYDRARRPHFLQLQAHLEQLLTDPHSLRTIANFDPRVTLRLPSLSGSDGIPYRSVSEWLESIRMKRYILHFRSAGLDTMECVLELTAEASFPFPQGPDSDGNHVARAPETNSLQYSRI from the exons ATGGAGCGGCGCTGGCCCCTGGGGCTcgcattgctgctgctgctgctctgcgcCCCGCTGCCCCCGGGGGCGCGCGCCGAGGAAG TCACTCTAATGGATACAAGCACGGCACAAGGAGAGCTGGGCTGGCTTCTGGATCCCCCAGAGACTGGG TGGAGTGAGGTGCAACAAATGCTGAACGGGACTCCCCTGTACATGTACCAAGACTGCCCAATACAGGAAAGTGGGGACCCTGAACACTGGCTTCGCTCCAATTGGATCTACCGCGGAGAGGAAGCTTCACGGGTCTACGTCGAGCTGCAGTTCACCGTGCGGGACTGTAAGAGTTTCCCAGGGGGAACTGGGCCTCTGGGATGCAAAGAGACCTTCAATCTTTTCTACATGGAGAGTGACCAGGATGTGGGCATTCAGCTCCGACGGCCATTGTTCCAAAAG GTAACAACTGTGGCGGCAGACCAGAGCTTCACCATCAGAGACCTGGCATCTGGCTCTGTAAAGCTGAATGTAGAACGTTGCTCGTTGGGTCACCTCACCCGCCGTGGCCTCTATTTAGCTTTCCACAACCCGGGTTCCTGTGTGGCGCTAGTATCTGTAAGGGTGTTCTACCAGCGCTGTGCCCAGACTGTGCATGGCTTGGCCCACTTCCCTGACACTCTCCCTGGACCTGGAGGATTGGTTGAAGTAGCTGGAACCTGCCTCTCCCATGCACAGATCAGCTTGGGGTCCTCAGGTACACCACGCATGCACTGCAGCCCTGATGGCGAGTGGCTGGTGCCCGTGGGTCAGTGCCAGTGCGAGCCTGGCTATGAAGAAAGCAATGGAAATGTGGGATGTACTG cctgtcctACTGGTTTCTATCGAATGGACATGCATACGCTCCATTGTCTCAAGTGCCCCCAACATAGCATAGCAGAGTCTGAGGGATCTACCATCTGTACCTGTGAGAATGGACATTATCGAGCCCCTGGGGAGGGCCCCCAGGTAGCATGCACAC GTCCCCCATCGGCTCCCCAAAATCTGAGCTTCTCAGCATCAGGGACTCAACTCTCCCTGCGCTGGGAACCCCCCAGAGATACAGGGGGACGCCATGATATCACATACAGTGTGGAGTGCTTGCAGTGTCGAGGCATTGCACAGGATGGGGGTCCCTGCCAACCCTGTGGAAAAGGTGTGCACTTTTCCCCGGCGGCTTCCGGGCTCACCGCATCTACCGTGCAAGTGCAAGGTCTCGAGCCTTATGCCAACTACACATTTACCGTCAAATCCCAAAACAGAGTGTCAGGACTGGACAGTTCCAGCCCTAGCAGTGCCTCCCTCAGTATCAACATGGGGCATGCAG AGTCACTCTCTGGCCTGTCACTGAAGCTGGTGAAGAAAGAACCAAGGCAGCTGGAGTTGACTTGGGCAGGGTCCCGACCCCGAAATCCTGGAGGGAATCTGAGCTATGAGCTGCACGTGCTGAACCAG GATGAAGAATGGCACCAGATGGTGttggaacccagggtcttgctGACAAAACTTCAGCCAGATACCACATACATTGTCAGAGTACGAACACTGACCCCACTGGGACCTGGCCCTTTCTCCCCTGACCATGAGTTTCGGACAAGCCCACCAG TTTCCAGAAGCCTGACCGGAGGAGAGATCGTGGCCGTCATCTTTGGATTGCTGCTTGGAATAGCTCTGTTGATCGGGATTTATGTCTTCCGTTCAAG GAGaggccagagacagagacagcagaggCATCGTGAACGCACCACCAATGTCGATCGAG AAGACAAGCTGTGGCTAAAACCCTATGTGGACCTCCAGGCCTATGAGGACCCTGCACAGGGAGCCTTAGACTTTGCCCAGGAACTGGACCCAGCCTGGCTGATTGTGGACACTGTCATAGGAGAAG GGGAGTTTGGGGAAGTGTATCGGGGAGCCTTGAGACTCCCCAGCCAAGATTGCAAGACTGTGGCCATTAAGACCTTGAAAGACACATCCCCAGATGGCTACTGGTGGAATTTCCTTCGAGAGGCAACTATCATGGGCCAGTTCAACCACCCACACATTCTACGATTAGAAGGTGTCATCACAAAAA GAAAGCCCATCATGAtcgtcacagaatttatggaaaATGGAGCCCTGGATGCCTTTTTGAAG GAACGGGAGGACCAGCTAGCTCCTGGTCAGCTAGTGGCTATGCTGCTGGGCATAGCATCAGGCATGAACTGCCTCAGCGGCCACAATTATGTCCATAGAGACCTGGCTGCCAGGAACATCTTGGTGAATCAGAACTTGTGCTGCAAGGTGTCTGACTTTGGCTTGACCCGCCTCCTGGATGACTTTGATGGCACCTATGAAACCCAG GGAGGAAAGATCCCCATCCGATGGACAGCCCCAGAAGCTATTGCCCATCGGATCTTCACCACAGCCAGTGATGTGTGGAGTTTTGGGATTGTAATGTGGGAGGTGTTGAGTTTTGGCGACAAACCCTATGGGGAGATGAGCAATCAAGAG GTAATGAAAAGCATTGAAGATGGGTACCGGTTGCCCCCTCCTGTAGACTGTCCTGCCCCTCTGTATGAACTCATGAAGAACTGCTGGGCTTATGATCGTGCCCGTCGaccccacttcctccagctgcAGGCACATCTGGAACAGTTGCTTACTGATCCCCATTCCCTAAGGACAATTGCCAACTTTGACCCTAG GGTGACCCTACGCCTTCCCAGCCTGAGTGGCTCTGATGGAATCCCTTATCGAAGTGTCTCTGAGTGGCTTGAATCTATACGCATGAAGCGCTACATCCTGCACTTCCGCTCGGCTGGTCTGGACACCATGGAGTGTGTGCTGGAGCTGACGGCTGA agcttcttttccttttccacagGGACCTGACTCAGATGGGAATCACGTTGCCAGGGCACCAGAAACGAATTCTCTGCAGTATTCAAGGATTTAA
- the Epha1 gene encoding ephrin type-A receptor 1 isoform X4, with protein sequence MDTSTAQGELGWLLDPPETGWSEVQQMLNGTPLYMYQDCPIQESGDPEHWLRSNWIYRGEEASRVYVELQFTVRDCKSFPGGTGPLGCKETFNLFYMESDQDVGIQLRRPLFQKVTTVAADQSFTIRDLASGSVKLNVERCSLGHLTRRGLYLAFHNPGSCVALVSVRVFYQRCAQTVHGLAHFPDTLPGPGGLVEVAGTCLSHAQISLGSSGTPRMHCSPDGEWLVPVGQCQCEPGYEESNGNVGCTACPTGFYRMDMHTLHCLKCPQHSIAESEGSTICTCENGHYRAPGEGPQVACTRPPSAPQNLSFSASGTQLSLRWEPPRDTGGRHDITYSVECLQCRGIAQDGGPCQPCGKGVHFSPAASGLTASTVQVQGLEPYANYTFTVKSQNRVSGLDSSSPSSASLSINMGHAESLSGLSLKLVKKEPRQLELTWAGSRPRNPGGNLSYELHVLNQDEEWHQMVLEPRVLLTKLQPDTTYIVRVRTLTPLGPGPFSPDHEFRTSPPVSRSLTGGEIVAVIFGLLLGIALLIGIYVFRSRRGQRQRQQRHRERTTNVDREDKLWLKPYVDLQAYEDPAQGALDFAQELDPAWLIVDTVIGEGEFGEVYRGALRLPSQDCKTVAIKTLKDTSPDGYWWNFLREATIMGQFNHPHILRLEGVITKRKPIMIVTEFMENGALDAFLKEREDQLAPGQLVAMLLGIASGMNCLSGHNYVHRDLAARNILVNQNLCCKVSDFGLTRLLDDFDGTYETQGGKIPIRWTAPEAIAHRIFTTASDVWSFGIVMWEVLSFGDKPYGEMSNQEVMKSIEDGYRLPPPVDCPAPLYELMKNCWAYDRARRPHFLQLQAHLEQLLTDPHSLRTIANFDPRVTLRLPSLSGSDGIPYRSVSEWLESIRMKRYILHFRSAGLDTMECVLELTAEASFPFPQGPDSDGNHVARAPETNSLQYSRI encoded by the exons ATGGATACAAGCACGGCACAAGGAGAGCTGGGCTGGCTTCTGGATCCCCCAGAGACTGGG TGGAGTGAGGTGCAACAAATGCTGAACGGGACTCCCCTGTACATGTACCAAGACTGCCCAATACAGGAAAGTGGGGACCCTGAACACTGGCTTCGCTCCAATTGGATCTACCGCGGAGAGGAAGCTTCACGGGTCTACGTCGAGCTGCAGTTCACCGTGCGGGACTGTAAGAGTTTCCCAGGGGGAACTGGGCCTCTGGGATGCAAAGAGACCTTCAATCTTTTCTACATGGAGAGTGACCAGGATGTGGGCATTCAGCTCCGACGGCCATTGTTCCAAAAG GTAACAACTGTGGCGGCAGACCAGAGCTTCACCATCAGAGACCTGGCATCTGGCTCTGTAAAGCTGAATGTAGAACGTTGCTCGTTGGGTCACCTCACCCGCCGTGGCCTCTATTTAGCTTTCCACAACCCGGGTTCCTGTGTGGCGCTAGTATCTGTAAGGGTGTTCTACCAGCGCTGTGCCCAGACTGTGCATGGCTTGGCCCACTTCCCTGACACTCTCCCTGGACCTGGAGGATTGGTTGAAGTAGCTGGAACCTGCCTCTCCCATGCACAGATCAGCTTGGGGTCCTCAGGTACACCACGCATGCACTGCAGCCCTGATGGCGAGTGGCTGGTGCCCGTGGGTCAGTGCCAGTGCGAGCCTGGCTATGAAGAAAGCAATGGAAATGTGGGATGTACTG cctgtcctACTGGTTTCTATCGAATGGACATGCATACGCTCCATTGTCTCAAGTGCCCCCAACATAGCATAGCAGAGTCTGAGGGATCTACCATCTGTACCTGTGAGAATGGACATTATCGAGCCCCTGGGGAGGGCCCCCAGGTAGCATGCACAC GTCCCCCATCGGCTCCCCAAAATCTGAGCTTCTCAGCATCAGGGACTCAACTCTCCCTGCGCTGGGAACCCCCCAGAGATACAGGGGGACGCCATGATATCACATACAGTGTGGAGTGCTTGCAGTGTCGAGGCATTGCACAGGATGGGGGTCCCTGCCAACCCTGTGGAAAAGGTGTGCACTTTTCCCCGGCGGCTTCCGGGCTCACCGCATCTACCGTGCAAGTGCAAGGTCTCGAGCCTTATGCCAACTACACATTTACCGTCAAATCCCAAAACAGAGTGTCAGGACTGGACAGTTCCAGCCCTAGCAGTGCCTCCCTCAGTATCAACATGGGGCATGCAG AGTCACTCTCTGGCCTGTCACTGAAGCTGGTGAAGAAAGAACCAAGGCAGCTGGAGTTGACTTGGGCAGGGTCCCGACCCCGAAATCCTGGAGGGAATCTGAGCTATGAGCTGCACGTGCTGAACCAG GATGAAGAATGGCACCAGATGGTGttggaacccagggtcttgctGACAAAACTTCAGCCAGATACCACATACATTGTCAGAGTACGAACACTGACCCCACTGGGACCTGGCCCTTTCTCCCCTGACCATGAGTTTCGGACAAGCCCACCAG TTTCCAGAAGCCTGACCGGAGGAGAGATCGTGGCCGTCATCTTTGGATTGCTGCTTGGAATAGCTCTGTTGATCGGGATTTATGTCTTCCGTTCAAG GAGaggccagagacagagacagcagaggCATCGTGAACGCACCACCAATGTCGATCGAG AAGACAAGCTGTGGCTAAAACCCTATGTGGACCTCCAGGCCTATGAGGACCCTGCACAGGGAGCCTTAGACTTTGCCCAGGAACTGGACCCAGCCTGGCTGATTGTGGACACTGTCATAGGAGAAG GGGAGTTTGGGGAAGTGTATCGGGGAGCCTTGAGACTCCCCAGCCAAGATTGCAAGACTGTGGCCATTAAGACCTTGAAAGACACATCCCCAGATGGCTACTGGTGGAATTTCCTTCGAGAGGCAACTATCATGGGCCAGTTCAACCACCCACACATTCTACGATTAGAAGGTGTCATCACAAAAA GAAAGCCCATCATGAtcgtcacagaatttatggaaaATGGAGCCCTGGATGCCTTTTTGAAG GAACGGGAGGACCAGCTAGCTCCTGGTCAGCTAGTGGCTATGCTGCTGGGCATAGCATCAGGCATGAACTGCCTCAGCGGCCACAATTATGTCCATAGAGACCTGGCTGCCAGGAACATCTTGGTGAATCAGAACTTGTGCTGCAAGGTGTCTGACTTTGGCTTGACCCGCCTCCTGGATGACTTTGATGGCACCTATGAAACCCAG GGAGGAAAGATCCCCATCCGATGGACAGCCCCAGAAGCTATTGCCCATCGGATCTTCACCACAGCCAGTGATGTGTGGAGTTTTGGGATTGTAATGTGGGAGGTGTTGAGTTTTGGCGACAAACCCTATGGGGAGATGAGCAATCAAGAG GTAATGAAAAGCATTGAAGATGGGTACCGGTTGCCCCCTCCTGTAGACTGTCCTGCCCCTCTGTATGAACTCATGAAGAACTGCTGGGCTTATGATCGTGCCCGTCGaccccacttcctccagctgcAGGCACATCTGGAACAGTTGCTTACTGATCCCCATTCCCTAAGGACAATTGCCAACTTTGACCCTAG GGTGACCCTACGCCTTCCCAGCCTGAGTGGCTCTGATGGAATCCCTTATCGAAGTGTCTCTGAGTGGCTTGAATCTATACGCATGAAGCGCTACATCCTGCACTTCCGCTCGGCTGGTCTGGACACCATGGAGTGTGTGCTGGAGCTGACGGCTGA agcttcttttccttttccacagGGACCTGACTCAGATGGGAATCACGTTGCCAGGGCACCAGAAACGAATTCTCTGCAGTATTCAAGGATTTAA